The proteins below come from a single Jaculus jaculus isolate mJacJac1 chromosome X, mJacJac1.mat.Y.cur, whole genome shotgun sequence genomic window:
- the Naa10 gene encoding N-alpha-acetyltransferase 10 isoform X1 encodes MNIRNARPEDLMNMQHCNLLCLPENYQMKYYFYHGLSWPQLSYIAEDENGKIVGYVLAKMEEDPDDVPHGHITSLAVKRSHRRLGLAQKLMDQASRAMIENFNAKYVSLHVRKSNRAALHLYSNTLNFQISEVEPKYYADGEDAYAMKRDLTQMADELRRHLELKEKGKLAESKGNPLLSSAEACREEKTSAAEDSGGDSKDLSEVSETTESTDIKDSSEASDSVS; translated from the exons ATGAACATCCGCAACGCGAGG CCCGAGGACCTGATGAACATGCAGCACTGCAATCTCCTGTGCCTCCCGGAGAACTACCAGATGAAGTACTACTTCTACCACGGCCTCTCCTGGCCGCAG CTCTCTTATATTGCTGAGGACGAGAATGGGAAGATTGTGGGCTATGTCCTGGCCAAAAT GGAAGAAGACCCAGATGACGTGCCCCATGGACACATCACCTCACTG GCTGTAAAGCGTTCCCACCGGCGCCTTGGCCTAGCTCAGAAGCTGATGGACCAAGCCTCTCGAGCCATGATAGAGAACTTTAATGCCAAATATGTCTCCTTGCATGTCCGAAAGAG TAACCGGGCCGCCCTGCATCTCTATTCCAACACCCTCAACTTTCA GATCAGCGAGGTGGAGCCCAAATACTATGCCGATGGGGAGGATGCCTACGCCATGAAGCGTGACCTCACCCAGATGGCTGATGAG CTGAGACGGCACCTGGAGCTGAAGGAGAAGGGCAAGCTCGCGGAGAGCAAAGGCAACCCACTTCTGAGCTCAGCAGAGGCCTGTCGCGAGGAGAAGACCTCGGCTGCTGAAGATAGTGGTGGGGACAGCAAGGACCTCAGCGAGGTCAGCGAGACCACAGAGAGCACAGACATCAAAGACAGCTCCGAAGCCTCTGACTCGGTCTCTTAG
- the Naa10 gene encoding N-alpha-acetyltransferase 10 isoform X2 yields MNIRNARPEDLMNMQHCNLLCLPENYQMKYYFYHGLSWPQLSYIAEDENGKIVGYVLAKMEEDPDDVPHGHITSLAVKRSHRRLGLAQKLMDQASRAMIENFNAKYVSLHVRKSNRAALHLYSNTLNFQISEVEPKYYADGEDAYAMKRDLTQMADEPATEPGSPCLVSGDLGPVSFHPLPPGLPAAAETAPGAEGEGQARGEQRQPTSELSRGLSRGEDLGC; encoded by the exons ATGAACATCCGCAACGCGAGG CCCGAGGACCTGATGAACATGCAGCACTGCAATCTCCTGTGCCTCCCGGAGAACTACCAGATGAAGTACTACTTCTACCACGGCCTCTCCTGGCCGCAG CTCTCTTATATTGCTGAGGACGAGAATGGGAAGATTGTGGGCTATGTCCTGGCCAAAAT GGAAGAAGACCCAGATGACGTGCCCCATGGACACATCACCTCACTG GCTGTAAAGCGTTCCCACCGGCGCCTTGGCCTAGCTCAGAAGCTGATGGACCAAGCCTCTCGAGCCATGATAGAGAACTTTAATGCCAAATATGTCTCCTTGCATGTCCGAAAGAG TAACCGGGCCGCCCTGCATCTCTATTCCAACACCCTCAACTTTCA GATCAGCGAGGTGGAGCCCAAATACTATGCCGATGGGGAGGATGCCTACGCCATGAAGCGTGACCTCACCCAGATGGCTGATGAG CCAGCCACAGAGCCTGGCTCCCCTTGTCTTGTCTCTGGAGACTTAGGCCCTGTCTCTTTCCACCCGCTTCCCCCTGGGCTCCCGGCGGCAGCTGAGACGGCACCTGGAGCTGAAGGAGAAGGGCAAGCTCGCGGAGAGCAAAGGCAACCCACTTCTGAGCTCAGCAGAGGCCTGTCGCGAGGAGAAGACCTCGGCTGCTGA
- the Naa10 gene encoding N-alpha-acetyltransferase 10 isoform X3 gives MNIRNARPEDLMNMQHCNLLCLPENYQMKYYFYHGLSWPQLSYIAEDENGKIVGYVLAKMEEDPDDVPHGHITSLAVKRSHRRLGLAQKLMDQASRAMIENFNAKYVSLHVRKSNRAALHLYSNTLNFQISEVEPKYYADGEDAYAMKRDLTQMADEPQSLAPLVLSLET, from the exons ATGAACATCCGCAACGCGAGG CCCGAGGACCTGATGAACATGCAGCACTGCAATCTCCTGTGCCTCCCGGAGAACTACCAGATGAAGTACTACTTCTACCACGGCCTCTCCTGGCCGCAG CTCTCTTATATTGCTGAGGACGAGAATGGGAAGATTGTGGGCTATGTCCTGGCCAAAAT GGAAGAAGACCCAGATGACGTGCCCCATGGACACATCACCTCACTG GCTGTAAAGCGTTCCCACCGGCGCCTTGGCCTAGCTCAGAAGCTGATGGACCAAGCCTCTCGAGCCATGATAGAGAACTTTAATGCCAAATATGTCTCCTTGCATGTCCGAAAGAG TAACCGGGCCGCCCTGCATCTCTATTCCAACACCCTCAACTTTCA GATCAGCGAGGTGGAGCCCAAATACTATGCCGATGGGGAGGATGCCTACGCCATGAAGCGTGACCTCACCCAGATGGCTGATGAG CCACAGAGCCTGGCTCCCCTTGTCTTGTCTCTGGAGACTTAG